Genomic segment of Sinorhizobium meliloti:
GCCGTAGAGACTAGCTAAGATAGATTAAGCCATGGTTGATAACCCGAAATGAGGCAGTGATATGGCCATCTACTAACAATTCGTAAGTTGACCACAGGTAATTTTAATTCAATTCTAAAAAGTATTTTTAAAGTTAATGTTTTTAGGAGTATAGAAATGAAAAGAATTAATAGATCGATATTTCGGACATTTTTCATACTATCCACGGCCACGATAGGAGCCGTAATCGTTACGACGGATGCGGATGCAGTACAGCGCCAGCGCATGACTGCCCGTCAGTGCAGTCCGCTTTCGGAAGACAACTTCGCGGCATGTTGCGTTGCAATAAACCGGTCGAAGATTCTCACCCCCGCGCAGATTAAGATGTGTCCGCCCCTGACGACGGCGACCATTGGTGCGGGCACCGGACGCCACGATCGCAGTGACTCCACTGCAAGCGGTCCGACGAGAGGCAGCGGCAAGAGCGGTGGCAACAAGGGCGGCGGCGCTGGTGGCGGCGGTGGCGGCGGCGGTGGCGGCGGTGGCGGCGGCGGTGGCGGCGGCGCTGGCGGCGGTGGTGGTGGTCAGGATCCCGGCAAGGGTGACCAGGATAATGGCAAAGGTGATCAGGACGGCGGTAAGGGCGGCCAGGATAACGGGAAGGGCGGCCAGGACGGCGGCAAGGGCGGCCAGGACAACGGGAAGGGCGGCCAGGACGGCGGCAAGGGCCACCAGGACAACGGGAAGGGCAACCAGGACGGCGGCAAGGGCAACCAGGACGGCGGCAAGGGTAACCAGGACGGCGGCAAGGGCAACCAGGACAACGACAAGGGTAACCAGGACGGCAGCAAGGGTAACCAGGACAACGACAAGGGTAACCAGGACGGCGGCAAGGGTAACCAGGACAACAATAAGGGCGATCAGGACGGCCAAGGCAAAGGCGGGAAGGACAAGGGCGATAAGTAAGCAGCCGCGGCCATGGCCGCGGTGACGGAAGTCCCTGGCATCAGCGAGAACAGCGATCGCGACCGTCGACGGCTTACGGCCGGACAGGGAAAGTGACAAGCCGGGGCGCTTGTCCAGCAACGTCGACGGTAACCCTTGAAGGGCGGCTCCCGCAGGTGCCGCCCTTCCCTTTTGGCAGCGGTGTCGTCAGAGCGGGATCAGGAAGAGTGTGTAAAACTGAAATGATTTGACCCGTGCAGCGACGACAACCTTTCACTAACCCCTGGTCCCGATAATGCCGCCGCAATCGAGGACCGAATCCCATGACCAAGGCAAATTCCAAAAGACGAAAGCGCAGCACGGCCCGCAAGAGCAGCCGGAGCGGTATGGGCCGCTGGTATCTGGCGGCAGCAGTCATCGTCGGCGGGATTGTGGCCTACGAGCACCGGGGGGAGTTAGGACATCTCCCCGGGGCATCGAAGGTGACGGCACTGCTCTCGCACGCCGAGAAACCGTCCGAGAAAAAAGCGCAGGCGAAGATGCCGGCCGAGAAGAAACCGCCAAAAAAGGTGGAACTGGCGACCATTCCGATCCCTTTCCGTCCGAAGGATCAGACCGGGTCGATAGCGCCGAAGTCCGCATTGATCCCGCCTGCACCCGTCGAACTACCGGTTAGGCAGTCTCTCGAACACACGAACCTGCGGCCGGCCGAGAGCGGCACCTTCTATTTCTGCGGCATCCGCCATGATAACTGCGTTCTCGACGGCGATACCTTCCTTTACCAGGGCCAGAGAATTCTCATCGCCGATATAGATGCGCCGGAAACGAAGCTCGCGAAATGCGACGAGGAACGGTCGCGCGGCTCTTATGCCAAGGCACGATTGCGAGAGTTGTTGAATTCGGGAAACTTCGCCCTCGTTGCATCCGAAGCCACCCTGGGCGACGAGCCCGGCAAGCGGCGGCTCGTCGTCAGGAACGGCAGATCCCTCGGAGACATCCTCATATCGGAAGGGCTCGCCAGAAAGCGAACCGGGCACCCACAGTCGTGGTGCGGCCAGTCCACCGCGCGCGTTTCCGGTTGAACCGCATCGTCAACAGGACGCGGGAATGAAGTTCGCTACCCATAGCGGCGGTGATCTGACAGAACCGCATCGATGACCCGCCGCGATTTTTCGATTTCCCGCCGATCGGTGCCCGGCATCTCGGCGGCAACGATCAGCGCCTTCCACAAGGTCCATCCACGGCCACGCGCCCAGGTCTCTTCGTCGAGCGGAAGGGCGTCCCGGAATGCGGCGCGGCTTGTTTCATCGAACATCGTCCAGGAGATCGACAGGTCGCAAGCCGGATCGCCGACGCCGGACGTGCCGAAATCGATCACGGCGCTCAACCGGCCGTTTTCGACCAGGAGGTTGCCGGAGGCAACATCGCCATGGAACCAGACGGGAGCATTGTTCCATGCGGAGCCAAGCGCCAGCTCCCACACCACACGTGCGGTGGCAACGTCGATCCTGCCCTCGAGCGCTTCGAGTGCCCGGCGCGTTTCGTGGTCGTAGACGGCCAAAGGACCGCCTCGGAAGAAATTGTGTTGTCCGGGCGGCGGACCGCTCCGCGCGTCGATCCGTTGCAGGGCAGCCAGGAATTCACCGAGGGTCGTCGCAAAACTGCCGAGGTCGGCGATGGACGCATGGGTCGCGGTCTCGCCCGGGAGCCATCGATAGACGGACCAATGCCACGGATAGCCCCTGCCCGGCCGCCCGATGGCCAAAGGCGCAGGAATAGGCAACGGCAGGTACGGCGCAAGGCGAGGCAGCCAGTGC
This window contains:
- a CDS encoding thermonuclease family protein, with translation MTKANSKRRKRSTARKSSRSGMGRWYLAAAVIVGGIVAYEHRGELGHLPGASKVTALLSHAEKPSEKKAQAKMPAEKKPPKKVELATIPIPFRPKDQTGSIAPKSALIPPAPVELPVRQSLEHTNLRPAESGTFYFCGIRHDNCVLDGDTFLYQGQRILIADIDAPETKLAKCDEERSRGSYAKARLRELLNSGNFALVASEATLGDEPGKRRLVVRNGRSLGDILISEGLARKRTGHPQSWCGQSTARVSG
- a CDS encoding aminoglycoside phosphotransferase family protein translates to MSSAETPEISTALVEQLISEQFPQWADLPIRPVKFGGWDNRTFHLGDDMNVRLPSAAHYALQVEKEQHWLPRLAPYLPLPIPAPLAIGRPGRGYPWHWSVYRWLPGETATHASIADLGSFATTLGEFLAALQRIDARSGPPPGQHNFFRGGPLAVYDHETRRALEALEGRIDVATARVVWELALGSAWNNAPVWFHGDVASGNLLVENGRLSAVIDFGTSGVGDPACDLSISWTMFDETSRAAFRDALPLDEETWARGRGWTLWKALIVAAEMPGTDRREIEKSRRVIDAVLSDHRRYG